One region of Colius striatus isolate bColStr4 chromosome 4, bColStr4.1.hap1, whole genome shotgun sequence genomic DNA includes:
- the RIPK2 gene encoding receptor-interacting serine/threonine-protein kinase 2 isoform X3, with protein MTNGSLNQLLHGKDIYPDVPWCLRFRILYEIALGVNYLHNMNPPLLHHDLKTQNILLDDEFHVKNCPFQIADFGMSKWRIISMSRSRSETSLPEGGTIIYMPPEDYNPSQKTRASVKHDIYSYAILMWEVMSRKQPFEEVINPLQIMYSVSQGQRLDLSEKSLSMDIPHRVLIIRLIGSGWAQNPDERPSFLKCLIDLEPALRTFDEIAMLEAVTLLKRSKTLYESPCIYKSGKNTDVEQISLNIPLSPQEETCSGSVQCDALPLRSISPDMSRVKSICKCNILSSDVNSGCLHSLSSQSMDENISVTQRAKLLGHPYGCFHSSDKSSSDASSSAPCRLQSSPIPSDFVLETIQQNVAHQWIQSKREEIIDQMTEACLNQSLDALLSRFLLMKEDYELISTKPTRTSKVRQLLDTSDSQGEEFARIIIQKLKDNKQLGLQPYPDIVSNSLTLHL; from the exons ATGACAAATGGGTCATTAAACCAGCTTTTACATGGG AAGGACATATATCCTGACGTTCCCTGGTGCCTGAGATTCCGCATTCTTTATGAAATTGCTTTGGGAGTGAACTATTTGCACAACATGAATCCTCCATTGCTGCACCATGACTTGAAAACACAGAATATTTTGCTGGATGATGAGTTTCATGTCAAG aactGTCCTTTCCAGATTGCAGATTTTGGCATGTCAAAATGGCGCATCATATCCATGTCACGATCACGAAGTGAAACATCTTTGCCAGAAGGAGGGACGATTATCTACATGCCACCTGAAGATTATAATCCCAGTCAGAAAACCCGTGCGAGTGTAAAACATGATATCTACAG TTATGCAATTCTTATGTGGGAAGTGATGTCAAGGAAGCAGCCATTTGAAG AAGTTATAAACCCCTTGCAGATAATGTACAGTGTGTCACAAGGACAACGACTAGACTTAAGTGAAAAAAGTTTATCTATGGACATTCCTCATCGAGTACTCATCATAAGATTGATAGGAAGTGGATGGGCACAAAACCCAGATGAAAGACCATCATTCTTAA AATGCTTAATAGACCTTGAGCCAGCCCTGCGAACATTTGATGAAATAGCTATGCTGGAAGCAGTAACTTTGTTAAAGAGATCAAAG ACACTATATGAATCACCATGTATTTACAAGAGTGGAAAGAACACAGATGTGGAACAGATATCTCTAAATATACCTCTGAGTCCCCAAGAG GAGACATGTTCTGGCTCCGTACAATGTGATGCACTTCCCCTTCGGAGCATCTCTCCAGATATGTCAAGAGTCAAGTCTATTTGCAAGTGTAATATCCTCTCATCAG atgTAAATTCTGGGTGTCTACACTCCCTCAGCAGTCAGAGCATGGACGAAAACATCTCTGTAACTCAGCGCGCCAAACTTCTTGGGCATCCGTATGGTTGTTTTCACTCATCAGACAAGAGTAGTTCAGATGCCTCAAGTTCTGCACCATGTAGGCTGCAGTCATCACCAATTCCTTCAG attttgttttggaaaCCATACAACAGAATGTAGCTCACCAATGGATCCaaagtaaaagagaagaaattattgATCAGATGACTGAAGCATGTTTGAATCAGTCACTGGATGCTCTTCTATCAAGATTTTTACTCATGAAAGAAGACTATGAACTTATAAGCACCAAACCTACAAGGACATCAAAAGTCCGACAGCTGCTTGATACCTCAGATAGCCAGGGAGAGGAATTTGCCAGAATTATAATACAAAAGCTGAAAGACAACAAACAGCTAGGACTTCAACCATATCCAGACATTGTGTCTAATTCTCTAACACTGCATCTCtaa